One stretch of Macaca nemestrina isolate mMacNem1 chromosome 17, mMacNem.hap1, whole genome shotgun sequence DNA includes these proteins:
- the LOC105468901 gene encoding HIG1 domain family member 1B isoform X2 has product MSANRRWWVPPDNKDSMSEKLLRKTRESPLVPIGLGGCLVVAAYRIYRLRSRGSTKMSIHLIHTRVAAQACAVGAIMLGAVYTMYSDYIKRMAQDTGEK; this is encoded by the exons ATGTCTGCTAACAGACGCTGGTGGGTACCACCTGACAACAAAGACAGTATGTCTGAGAAGCTCCTGAGGAAGACTCGGGAATCTCCCCTGGTGCCTATAG GCTTAGGAGGCTGCTTGGTGGTAGCAGCATACCGGATTTACCGGCTGAGGTCTCGTGGTTCCACCAAGATGTCCATACACCTGATTCACACCCGAGTGGCAGCGCAGGCCTGTGCAGTGGGTGCAATCATGCTAG GTGCTGTGTACACAATGTACAGTGACTACATCAAGAGGATGGCACAGGATACTGGAGAGAAGTAG
- the LOC105468901 gene encoding HIG1 domain family member 1B isoform X1, with the protein MDWAAAWESQLLTSRSRIMSANRRWWVPPDNKDSMSEKLLRKTRESPLVPIGLGGCLVVAAYRIYRLRSRGSTKMSIHLIHTRVAAQACAVGAIMLGAVYTMYSDYIKRMAQDTGEK; encoded by the exons ATG GACTGGGCTGCAGCCTGGGAGTCCCAGCTGCTTACATCCAGGTCCAGGATTATGTCTGCTAACAGACGCTGGTGGGTACCACCTGACAACAAAGACAGTATGTCTGAGAAGCTCCTGAGGAAGACTCGGGAATCTCCCCTGGTGCCTATAG GCTTAGGAGGCTGCTTGGTGGTAGCAGCATACCGGATTTACCGGCTGAGGTCTCGTGGTTCCACCAAGATGTCCATACACCTGATTCACACCCGAGTGGCAGCGCAGGCCTGTGCAGTGGGTGCAATCATGCTAG GTGCTGTGTACACAATGTACAGTGACTACATCAAGAGGATGGCACAGGATACTGGAGAGAAGTAG